A single window of Ignavibacteriota bacterium DNA harbors:
- the dacB gene encoding D-alanyl-D-alanine carboxypeptidase/D-alanyl-D-alanine-endopeptidase: MKKFFTVLLLLVTTSCFSQSLKKIQQIISEIPASTKLSINITNANTGKILYSKNDSVPMIPASNTKLFTTATALYLMGNDHIFETKFLTEDLDIYDSRIDGNLYVKGYGNSVFTENDLDTMILKLKDLGINEITGDILADGFYYDSLYHRDEWIEDEKANVKLPPISALVINKNQIIVSLNSNGKVGSKLNYSIRPEAPFINVNMKAKVTKLRTNPSFKIQSNDDNFELTISGGLRKKKSQSSFVIDIDNPTLFFALLLKEKLMKNGIEVKGKAKIGRSQLNLNEIASNGIPINELISLINKHSNNYLAECLFKAVGAFFSGEQGNSFYATQAVLTTFAADNVIDNQTAVVDGSGISRFNTITTGSISRLLYKIYKDKTYFNNFYGSLSIYGIDGTLRSRSNFQYLENNFRGKTGTLNGVTALSGYLKSIDNTDYIVSIIMEYKDKSSFYYKNVEDRIIFELSK; this comes from the coding sequence ATGAAAAAATTTTTTACTGTTCTTTTACTTCTAGTAACAACTTCTTGTTTTAGTCAATCACTGAAAAAAATTCAGCAGATAATTTCAGAAATTCCGGCTTCAACAAAACTATCAATAAACATTACAAATGCAAATACCGGTAAAATATTATATAGTAAAAATGATTCGGTTCCAATGATACCGGCATCAAACACCAAATTATTTACAACTGCAACAGCTCTTTATTTAATGGGAAATGATCACATTTTTGAGACAAAGTTTTTAACAGAAGATTTGGATATTTACGATTCAAGAATTGACGGCAATCTTTATGTAAAAGGATACGGTAACTCTGTATTTACTGAAAATGATCTTGATACAATGATATTAAAACTTAAAGACTTGGGAATTAACGAAATTACCGGAGATATTCTTGCCGATGGTTTCTATTACGACAGCCTATATCATCGAGACGAATGGATTGAAGATGAAAAAGCAAATGTTAAACTTCCACCTATTTCTGCACTTGTTATAAATAAAAATCAAATAATTGTTTCGTTAAATTCCAACGGTAAAGTTGGAAGTAAATTAAATTATTCAATAAGACCTGAAGCACCATTTATTAATGTGAATATGAAAGCTAAGGTTACAAAATTGCGCACGAATCCTTCTTTTAAAATTCAAAGCAATGATGATAATTTCGAACTAACAATTTCAGGCGGCTTAAGAAAAAAGAAGTCGCAGAGCAGTTTTGTAATTGATATTGATAATCCAACATTATTTTTTGCTCTTCTGCTGAAAGAAAAGCTGATGAAAAATGGGATTGAAGTTAAAGGGAAAGCTAAAATAGGTCGTTCCCAATTAAACTTAAATGAAATAGCTTCAAACGGAATTCCAATAAATGAACTTATTTCACTTATAAACAAGCATAGCAATAACTATCTTGCCGAATGTTTATTTAAGGCGGTCGGCGCATTTTTCAGCGGCGAGCAGGGAAATTCCTTTTACGCGACTCAAGCAGTATTAACTACATTTGCCGCCGATAATGTAATTGACAATCAGACAGCAGTTGTTGATGGATCAGGCATATCCAGATTTAATACAATTACAACCGGATCTATTTCTAGACTGCTTTATAAAATTTACAAGGATAAAACTTATTTTAATAATTTTTACGGTTCTCTTTCAATTTATGGAATTGACGGAACTTTAAGATCCAGAAGTAATTTTCAATATTTGGAAAACAATTTTAGAGGCAAGACCGGAACTTTAAATGGAGTTACCGCGCTTTCCGGTTATTTAAAAAGTATTGACAATACTGATTATATTGTGAGTATAATAATGGAATACAAAGATAAAAGTTCTTTTTATTATAAAAATGTAGAAGATAGAATTATATTTGAGCTGTCAAAATAA
- a CDS encoding ParA family protein has protein sequence MGKIISITTPKGGEGKTTTAVNLAVAFAQKGKRTLLIDLDPSGQCAPTLGIKLSQITGDLFDVFTFNKAFKSVIHKTFENNLDFVPMRQLDYASEVKLSKITSDELILKNILDSEIYSYNYIIFDCPPSLIGTTTNILMIADSVIIPVRTARYSLNEVVRVMRHIELVKSKYNSKLKIEGILLTMYEPHTRAGFYTKKVLMKEFPNYLFHYVIPKNVEVSESTFHNKPILIFNPEAKASLAYKNLADELISRNSVFAI, from the coding sequence ATGGGAAAAATAATTTCTATAACGACACCTAAAGGCGGTGAAGGAAAAACCACTACCGCTGTTAATTTGGCGGTTGCATTCGCCCAAAAAGGGAAACGTACGTTATTAATTGATCTTGATCCTTCGGGACAATGTGCTCCTACTTTAGGAATTAAGTTATCGCAAATAACCGGTGATTTATTTGATGTATTTACTTTTAACAAGGCATTTAAAAGTGTAATCCATAAAACATTTGAGAATAATTTGGATTTTGTTCCAATGCGGCAGCTTGATTATGCTTCGGAAGTTAAACTTTCTAAAATTACTTCGGATGAATTAATTCTTAAAAATATATTGGATTCGGAAATTTATTCTTATAATTATATAATTTTTGATTGTCCACCATCTTTAATTGGAACAACAACAAATATTTTAATGATTGCCGATTCAGTTATTATTCCCGTTAGAACCGCGCGTTATTCCCTAAATGAAGTAGTTAGAGTTATGCGGCATATAGAATTGGTAAAAAGCAAATACAATTCCAAATTGAAAATTGAAGGTATTTTATTGACAATGTACGAGCCGCATACAAGGGCTGGATTTTACACGAAAAAAGTTTTAATGAAGGAATTTCCCAACTATTTGTTTCATTACGTAATTCCAAAAAATGTTGAAGTTTCCGAATCAACATTTCATAATAAACCAATTTTAATTTTCAATCCTGAAGCAAAAGCTTCATTAGCTTATAAAAATTTAGCCGATGAACTTATCAGCAGAAATTCCGTATTTGCGATTTAA
- a CDS encoding aconitate hydratase — MTANFDMIQKVYNNFEAKIDAARKVLGRPMSYAEKVLYAHLWEPANKEFIRGKDYVDLAPDRVAMQDATAQMALLQFMHSGRKSVAVPSTSHCDHLIQAQVGAEADLNRAKSENEEVYNFIESISKRFGVGFWKPGAGIIHQVVLENYAFPGGMMIGTDSHTPNAGGLGMIAIGVGGADAVDVMAGMAWELKWPKLIGIKLTGKLSGWTSPKDVILKVAGILTVKGGTGAIVEYFGEGAKSISCTGKGTICNMGAEIGATTSTFAFDEKMAAYLKATGREDVAELATQHAHLLNADDGVYENPEKYFDQIIEINLSELEPHLNGPYTPDRAIPISKMKETAKENDFPEELSVGLIGSCTNSSYEDIDRAANIAKQAMSKGLKAKSQFTITPGSEQVRATIERDGQLKTLTDFGGIVLSNACGPCIGMWQRMDNPEQKRNSIVTSFNRNFAKRQDGNPNTLAFVASPEITTALTIAGKITFNPETDFLKNENGEEIKLDSPYGDELPKNGFKPDLEGFIAPSEKYFDTEVIINPESKRLQFLERFTEWDGNDFIDLPLLLKAKGKCTTDHISMAGSWLKFRGHLDNISDNLFLGAINAFTDKAGEVKNVFTQEYKNVSKVAREYKAQGLGWIVVGDENYGEGSSREHAAMEPRFLNGKAIIVRSFARIHETNLKKQGMLPLTFNNPADYDKVKEDDKISLVGVKELAPGSQIKMIMKHADGTTDEAMLNHTFNANQIEWFKAGSALNLIAAQNK, encoded by the coding sequence ATGACTGCAAACTTTGATATGATTCAAAAAGTTTACAATAATTTTGAAGCAAAAATTGATGCTGCAAGAAAAGTTTTGGGCAGACCAATGAGTTACGCAGAAAAAGTTTTATACGCTCATCTTTGGGAACCCGCAAATAAAGAATTTATTCGCGGAAAAGATTATGTTGATTTGGCTCCGGATAGAGTTGCGATGCAAGATGCAACGGCGCAAATGGCACTTTTGCAATTTATGCATTCTGGAAGAAAAAGCGTTGCGGTTCCATCAACTTCTCATTGCGATCATTTAATTCAAGCGCAAGTTGGAGCGGAAGCAGATTTAAACAGAGCTAAAAGTGAAAATGAGGAAGTTTACAATTTTATAGAAAGTATCTCAAAAAGATTTGGGGTTGGATTTTGGAAACCCGGCGCCGGAATTATTCATCAAGTAGTTTTGGAAAATTATGCTTTCCCGGGCGGAATGATGATTGGAACAGATTCTCACACTCCAAATGCCGGCGGATTGGGAATGATTGCAATCGGTGTTGGCGGCGCAGACGCGGTTGATGTTATGGCCGGAATGGCTTGGGAATTGAAATGGCCTAAGTTAATTGGAATTAAACTAACCGGAAAACTTTCGGGCTGGACTTCACCAAAAGATGTGATTTTAAAAGTTGCGGGAATTTTAACTGTAAAGGGTGGAACTGGCGCAATTGTAGAATATTTCGGCGAAGGAGCAAAATCAATTTCATGTACCGGAAAAGGAACAATATGCAATATGGGTGCGGAAATTGGAGCAACAACTTCTACATTTGCTTTCGATGAAAAAATGGCGGCATATTTAAAAGCTACAGGTCGTGAAGATGTTGCTGAATTAGCAACTCAGCATGCGCATTTGTTAAATGCTGATGATGGCGTTTATGAAAATCCGGAAAAATATTTTGATCAAATTATTGAAATTAATTTAAGCGAACTTGAACCTCATTTGAACGGACCTTATACTCCCGATAGAGCAATTCCAATTTCAAAAATGAAAGAAACCGCGAAAGAAAATGATTTTCCGGAAGAATTAAGCGTAGGATTAATAGGCAGCTGCACAAATTCAAGTTATGAAGATATTGACCGTGCGGCAAATATCGCAAAGCAAGCAATGTCAAAAGGATTGAAGGCAAAATCTCAATTCACAATTACTCCGGGATCTGAACAAGTTAGAGCAACTATTGAAAGAGACGGACAATTAAAAACTCTAACGGATTTTGGTGGAATTGTTCTTTCAAATGCTTGCGGTCCATGCATTGGAATGTGGCAAAGAATGGATAATCCCGAACAAAAAAGAAATAGTATTGTTACTTCATTCAATAGAAATTTTGCAAAGCGCCAAGACGGAAACCCGAATACCTTGGCATTTGTCGCTTCACCCGAAATTACAACCGCTTTAACAATTGCGGGAAAAATTACTTTTAATCCCGAAACAGATTTTTTGAAAAACGAAAATGGCGAAGAAATAAAACTAGATTCACCTTACGGCGATGAATTACCTAAAAATGGATTTAAGCCCGATTTGGAAGGCTTTATCGCTCCATCCGAAAAATATTTTGATACTGAAGTTATTATAAATCCCGAAAGTAAAAGATTGCAGTTCTTAGAAAGATTTACAGAGTGGGACGGAAATGATTTTATTGATTTGCCTCTTTTGTTAAAAGCAAAAGGCAAATGTACAACAGATCATATTTCTATGGCTGGTTCTTGGTTAAAATTCCGCGGACATTTAGATAATATTTCCGATAATTTATTTTTAGGCGCAATTAATGCTTTTACAGATAAAGCCGGCGAAGTGAAAAATGTTTTCACTCAGGAATATAAAAATGTAAGCAAAGTTGCCCGCGAATATAAAGCTCAAGGTTTGGGTTGGATTGTTGTCGGCGATGAAAATTACGGAGAAGGTTCTTCGCGCGAACACGCTGCAATGGAGCCCAGATTCTTAAATGGAAAAGCTATTATTGTTAGAAGTTTTGCGAGAATTCATGAAACAAATTTAAAGAAACAAGGAATGCTTCCGTTAACTTTTAATAATCCGGCTGATTATGATAAAGTAAAAGAAGATGATAAAATTAGTTTAGTTGGTGTAAAGGAATTAGCTCCGGGTTCTCAAATAAAAATGATTATGAAACACGCTGATGGAACAACAGACGAAGCAATGTTAAATCATACTTTTAATGCAAATCAAATTGAGTGGTTTAAAGCCGGAAGCGCATTAAATTTAATTGCGGCACAAAATAAATAA
- a CDS encoding iron ABC transporter permease, giving the protein MVKFKPLNKFSLFIQILFFAAVTVVVGFISLTIGSVDIGITEAFKIIFGSSTDDKLSQIIFQIRLPRILFAIFVGGGLSISGAVFQSILMNPLAEPYILGISSGGTFGAVLAILIGAAFIGTQILAFCGAILVMFLVFFLGRRFGEISGNTLLLSGVMIGAFFSAAILLFVILLDNSLRTAVFWMIGSLSFANSGNLTIVIFVVSVSSIYLSINSNVFNILSLGDETAKSLGINAKRQKTLAYFISSILIGTVVSVSGIIGFVGLTIPHICRLIWGYDNRIIIPLSFFIGAIYLTISDTIARTVITPSELPVGAITALIGAPIFIFLLKRSPHIL; this is encoded by the coding sequence ATGGTCAAATTTAAACCGCTAAATAAATTTTCACTTTTCATTCAAATTTTATTTTTTGCCGCTGTAACCGTTGTTGTGGGATTTATAAGTTTAACAATCGGATCAGTGGATATAGGTATTACTGAAGCATTTAAAATAATTTTTGGAAGTTCAACTGACGATAAATTAAGTCAAATCATTTTTCAAATCAGACTGCCGAGAATTTTATTCGCGATATTTGTCGGCGGCGGACTGTCTATTTCCGGTGCTGTTTTTCAATCTATTTTGATGAATCCTTTAGCTGAACCGTATATTTTAGGAATTTCAAGCGGCGGAACTTTTGGAGCAGTTTTGGCAATTTTAATTGGTGCAGCATTTATTGGGACACAAATTCTTGCGTTTTGCGGTGCCATATTAGTAATGTTCCTAGTATTTTTTTTAGGCAGAAGGTTCGGCGAAATTAGCGGCAATACACTTCTTCTTTCCGGTGTTATGATTGGAGCATTTTTTTCTGCGGCTATTTTACTTTTTGTAATACTTTTGGATAATTCGCTTAGAACCGCAGTTTTTTGGATGATTGGAAGTCTTTCTTTCGCAAATTCCGGAAATTTAACTATTGTTATTTTTGTTGTATCAGTTTCTTCAATTTACCTTTCAATAAATTCCAACGTATTTAATATTCTTTCTTTAGGTGATGAAACCGCAAAAAGTTTGGGAATTAACGCAAAACGTCAAAAAACATTAGCCTACTTTATATCAAGTATTTTGATTGGGACAGTTGTTTCCGTCAGCGGGATAATTGGGTTTGTAGGACTTACAATTCCACACATTTGCCGTTTAATTTGGGGTTACGATAATCGAATAATAATTCCACTTTCATTTTTTATTGGCGCAATTTATTTAACAATATCGGATACAATTGCCAGAACAGTGATTACTCCATCCGAACTACCGGTTGGTGCAATTACTGCATTAATTGGAGCACCGATTTTTATTTTTTTATTAAAACGAAGTCCGCATATTTTATAA
- the secG gene encoding preprotein translocase subunit SecG: MYTLLITLSIIISIILVIVVLLQASKGDGLSGTIGGAAGGFGTVFGARRTADFLSKATWWLGGALIVLSIVINLFFLPGQSTSSERESIIQSSGAKNVPATTTLPPASTNKTPESK, from the coding sequence ATGTATACGTTATTAATTACACTATCAATAATTATTTCAATTATTTTGGTTATTGTCGTTCTTTTACAAGCAAGTAAGGGTGATGGTCTATCGGGTACAATTGGCGGTGCCGCAGGTGGATTTGGAACTGTTTTCGGCGCTAGAAGAACCGCAGATTTTTTAAGTAAAGCTACTTGGTGGTTAGGCGGCGCTTTAATTGTTTTATCGATTGTTATAAATTTGTTTTTTCTTCCTGGACAATCAACATCAAGCGAAAGAGAAAGTATAATTCAAAGTTCGGGAGCTAAAAATGTTCCAGCAACAACAACTTTACCACCTGCAAGTACAAATAAAACTCCTGAATCTAAATAA
- a CDS encoding peptidase M14 gives MKLILTLIILFVILIDSGIAQMNNDQIVFENYSKYKSPYFDKKNFSHQTLRSAIEKLKSNKKLKIKIAGKSTEGKNIYLVSVGKGKTKVLLWSQMHGDESTATMALFDIFNFFGADDDLNNIRKQVLDNLTVYFIPMLNPDGAEKFKRRNALDIDINRDALRLQFPESQILKTVRDSICPKFAFNLHDQNTRYSSGRSYNSATLSFLAPAFNYEKDVNEVRANTMKLIVCITETLNKFIPGHIAKYNDDFEPRAFGDNFVKWGTGSVLIESGGWKNDPEKQFIRKLNYISILSGLFSIADKNFENADIEKYHLIPFNDKLLFDVLLKNLTVANNGNNYLIDVGINNEEQFDKSRSGFYKSSIEDWGDLSIFHGYEELNLSGFEIKSSQVFSSADQDLEKLNFTELIKNGVGFIKVNSLPKNLDITKLPLNIFIDEKNIDLKPGYLKNATFTIWKDGKLSFNVINGFVYNLESGIKTLGNGIIFD, from the coding sequence ATGAAACTGATTTTAACTTTAATTATTTTATTTGTAATTTTAATTGATTCAGGAATAGCTCAAATGAACAATGATCAAATCGTTTTCGAAAATTACTCTAAATATAAATCACCTTATTTTGATAAGAAAAATTTTTCACATCAAACATTGCGGTCTGCAATTGAAAAATTAAAATCAAACAAAAAGCTTAAAATCAAAATTGCCGGGAAATCAACGGAGGGTAAAAACATTTATTTAGTTTCCGTTGGAAAAGGAAAAACTAAAGTTTTGCTTTGGTCACAAATGCACGGCGATGAATCAACAGCAACAATGGCATTATTCGATATTTTTAATTTTTTCGGGGCGGATGATGATTTAAATAATATTCGAAAGCAAGTTTTAGATAATTTAACTGTTTATTTTATTCCTATGTTAAACCCGGACGGCGCTGAAAAATTTAAACGAAGAAACGCATTGGATATTGACATTAATAGAGACGCGCTTCGACTTCAATTTCCGGAATCGCAAATTTTGAAAACTGTTAGAGACAGCATTTGCCCAAAATTTGCATTTAATTTACATGATCAAAATACAAGATATTCTTCAGGAAGAAGCTATAATTCGGCTACACTTTCATTTCTTGCACCGGCATTTAATTATGAAAAAGACGTTAATGAAGTTAGAGCAAATACTATGAAACTGATTGTTTGTATAACGGAAACGCTAAATAAATTTATACCCGGACATATAGCAAAATATAACGATGATTTTGAACCTCGCGCGTTTGGTGATAATTTTGTAAAATGGGGAACGGGCTCAGTTTTAATTGAATCAGGCGGCTGGAAAAATGATCCGGAAAAACAATTCATTAGGAAATTAAATTATATTTCAATATTAAGCGGCTTGTTTTCAATTGCTGATAAAAATTTTGAAAATGCCGATATAGAAAAATATCACCTAATCCCTTTTAACGACAAATTACTTTTCGATGTTTTGCTTAAAAATCTTACGGTTGCTAACAATGGGAATAATTATTTGATTGATGTAGGCATTAATAACGAAGAGCAGTTTGATAAATCAAGATCAGGTTTTTATAAAAGTTCAATTGAAGATTGGGGCGACCTTTCTATTTTCCATGGATATGAGGAATTGAATCTTTCCGGTTTCGAAATCAAAAGTTCTCAAGTATTTTCCTCGGCAGATCAGGATTTAGAAAAGCTTAATTTTACTGAATTGATTAAAAACGGTGTGGGTTTTATAAAAGTCAACAGCCTACCCAAGAATTTAGATATTACAAAATTGCCTTTAAATATTTTTATTGATGAAAAAAATATCGACCTTAAACCGGGTTATTTAAAAAATGCGACTTTCACCATTTGGAAAGACGGAAAATTATCTTTTAACGTTATAAACGGGTTTGTTTACAATTTAGAGAGCGGAATTAAAACTTTAGGGAACGGAATAATTTTCGATTAA
- a CDS encoding STAS domain-containing protein has protein sequence MNNETLKTLNKNNVILGKDFFISNKRNHYRNIFDVKTQNAIIMVNNERATVNEVTDFSDYISKIIDEGKTKIIIDFENVYFMDSIFFGTLVKYLKIVNKKSGYIKLIVDFKSKPQLLSLSTFEGIFEIYPNLFDALNTSYN, from the coding sequence ATGAATAATGAAACATTAAAGACTTTGAATAAAAATAATGTAATTCTTGGCAAAGATTTCTTTATTTCAAATAAAAGAAATCATTATAGAAATATATTTGATGTTAAAACCCAGAATGCGATTATTATGGTAAATAATGAGCGCGCGACTGTAAACGAAGTAACCGATTTTTCGGATTATATTTCTAAAATAATTGACGAAGGCAAAACGAAAATAATTATCGATTTTGAAAACGTCTATTTCATGGATTCAATATTTTTCGGGACATTGGTTAAGTATCTTAAAATTGTTAACAAAAAAAGCGGCTATATTAAACTTATAGTTGATTTTAAGAGCAAACCACAATTGTTGTCATTAAGTACGTTTGAAGGAATTTTTGAAATATATCCAAATTTATTTGATGCTTTAAATACTTCCTACAATTAA
- a CDS encoding STAS domain-containing protein yields METNLFERKEFLSQPWISQNSTNMFTKTEINQNTIVHVNLLRATANESEFFKDFLKVFENNYGNKVIFDLSVCSFIDSTFLSAIIAFNKTYKSKVDIVVKDMRQLTIFKITKLDKIFDIHSDIEAATIS; encoded by the coding sequence ATGGAAACCAATTTATTCGAAAGAAAAGAATTTTTAAGTCAACCGTGGATTTCACAAAATTCAACAAATATGTTCACAAAAACCGAAATAAATCAAAATACAATTGTTCATGTAAATTTACTTAGAGCAACGGCAAACGAATCGGAATTCTTTAAAGATTTTCTCAAAGTTTTTGAAAATAATTATGGAAATAAAGTAATATTCGATTTAAGCGTTTGTTCATTTATTGATTCTACATTTTTAAGCGCAATTATAGCATTCAATAAAACTTACAAATCAAAAGTAGATATTGTTGTTAAAGACATGAGGCAATTGACAATTTTCAAAATTACCAAGCTCGATAAGATATTTGATATTCATTCTGATATAGAAGCTGCAACAATTTCTTAA
- the obgE gene encoding GTPase ObgE, translating into MFIDYAEILVKAGNGGNGSVSFRREKYVPKGGPSGGNGGKGGDVIIKVDNNLHTLLDLRYKKKYNAEDGNNGENSLKDGKSGIDLIIKVPKGTLIIDKTDDRIIADLNEDNSEIRIAKGGKGGKGNSNFATSTNQAPRYAEKGKPGEELSIALELKLVADVGLVGFPNAGKSTLISTISSARPKIADYPFTTLKPNLGIVKYKDFKSFTVADIPGIIEGAHLGKGLGHEFLKHIERTAILFILIDSTSENIPKDYKILLSELNSYSKILAEKKKIIGISKIDLLDEKKIDSLKKKLKKKFTEEIFFFSSAANINITQLIDVLWSNLNR; encoded by the coding sequence ATGTTTATAGATTACGCCGAAATATTAGTTAAAGCCGGAAACGGCGGAAACGGTTCCGTATCATTTAGAAGGGAAAAGTATGTCCCTAAAGGCGGTCCTAGCGGCGGGAACGGCGGAAAAGGCGGCGATGTAATTATTAAGGTCGATAACAATTTACACACTTTGTTAGATTTAAGGTATAAAAAGAAATATAACGCCGAAGACGGCAATAATGGTGAAAATTCTCTAAAGGATGGGAAAAGCGGTATTGATTTAATAATTAAGGTACCAAAAGGAACTTTAATAATTGATAAAACTGATGATAGAATAATTGCCGATCTAAACGAAGATAATTCTGAAATTAGAATTGCAAAAGGCGGAAAAGGCGGAAAAGGAAACAGTAATTTTGCAACTTCAACCAACCAGGCTCCGCGTTACGCGGAAAAAGGGAAACCCGGAGAAGAACTAAGTATTGCTCTTGAACTGAAACTTGTAGCCGATGTTGGTCTTGTTGGATTTCCAAACGCCGGAAAATCTACTCTTATTTCTACAATTTCTTCGGCACGACCTAAAATAGCGGATTATCCATTTACAACTTTAAAACCCAATTTAGGAATTGTTAAATACAAAGATTTTAAAAGTTTTACGGTTGCAGATATTCCCGGAATAATTGAAGGCGCTCATCTTGGTAAAGGTCTTGGTCATGAGTTTTTAAAGCACATAGAACGAACCGCAATACTTTTTATTTTGATCGATTCAACATCTGAAAATATTCCTAAAGATTATAAAATTTTATTAAGCGAATTAAACAGTTACAGTAAAATTTTAGCTGAGAAAAAGAAAATTATTGGAATATCCAAAATAGATTTGTTGGATGAGAAGAAAATTGATAGTTTGAAAAAGAAACTAAAGAAAAAGTTTACTGAAGAGATATTTTTTTTCTCATCAGCCGCAAATATAAATATTACGCAATTGATTGACGTATTATGGTCAAATTTAAACCGCTAA
- a CDS encoding class IV adenylate cyclase → MHNKKILQKDIYYKVKNGLLKLRKHNDGCELIKYLRNEKDGERWSNYFVLNISGENVENYFDDLFEIETIVEKTRELYIYKNTRIHLDKVNCLGNFLELETVVNNISQQEAKIEFDEVVKFLKLDFEDQIKKSYRDLMLAKN, encoded by the coding sequence ATGCATAATAAAAAAATTTTACAGAAGGATATTTATTATAAGGTTAAAAACGGTTTGCTGAAATTGCGAAAACATAATGACGGTTGTGAATTGATAAAATACTTACGTAATGAAAAAGACGGAGAAAGATGGAGCAATTATTTTGTGTTAAATATTTCCGGAGAAAATGTGGAAAATTATTTTGACGATCTTTTCGAAATTGAAACGATAGTTGAAAAAACTAGAGAATTGTATATTTACAAGAATACAAGAATTCATTTGGATAAAGTAAATTGTTTGGGAAATTTTTTAGAGCTAGAAACTGTTGTAAATAATATTTCTCAGCAGGAAGCAAAAATTGAATTTGATGAAGTCGTAAAATTTTTAAAATTGGATTTTGAAGATCAAATTAAAAAATCATACAGGGATTTAATGTTGGCAAAAAATTAA
- the rpsU gene encoding 30S ribosomal protein S21, with protein sequence MVGINISENENIDRALKRFKKKYERSGVLKEFKKRTFFTKPSIEKRMERIKAKRRAYKENLKNQA encoded by the coding sequence TTGGTTGGAATTAATATTTCGGAAAACGAAAACATCGATAGAGCATTAAAGAGATTTAAGAAAAAATATGAAAGATCCGGTGTGTTAAAAGAATTCAAAAAAAGAACTTTCTTTACAAAGCCTTCGATTGAAAAAAGAATGGAAAGAATTAAAGCAAAAAGACGCGCTTACAAAGAGAACTTGAAGAATCAAGCTTAA
- a CDS encoding TIGR00730 family Rossman fold protein — translation MSKNNLPTKAYRNIDFLTSKDARSIRILSEFLEPKSRFNKLNIVDTVVFFGSARLKSARESKTLLRDFVKNTKKESKDYAKKLAKLENLVKMSKYYEDAVLLSEKLTKWSMGLTTNKKRFIICSGGGPGIMEAANKGAKIAGGESIGLNISIPYEQFVNKYVKKELAFEFHYFFMRKFWFAYLAKALIVFPGGFGTVDEFMEILTLVQTGKIKKDMKVIVYDENYWKKMINFEAFIEHGMIEEKDLKLFDFCNSVDEAFNKIVIYFEKYYLNK, via the coding sequence ATGAGTAAAAACAATCTCCCAACCAAAGCTTACAGAAATATTGATTTTCTAACTTCCAAAGATGCCAGAAGTATTAGAATATTATCGGAATTTTTAGAACCAAAATCGAGATTTAATAAATTAAATATTGTTGATACAGTTGTGTTTTTTGGTTCGGCAAGACTAAAATCCGCGAGAGAATCAAAAACCTTGCTTCGTGATTTTGTTAAAAATACAAAAAAGGAAAGTAAAGATTATGCAAAAAAACTTGCCAAATTGGAAAATCTCGTTAAAATGTCGAAATATTATGAAGATGCGGTTCTACTTTCCGAAAAGTTGACAAAATGGTCTATGGGTTTAACAACAAATAAAAAAAGATTTATTATTTGTTCGGGCGGCGGACCGGGAATAATGGAAGCAGCAAACAAAGGCGCCAAAATTGCCGGAGGCGAATCAATCGGATTGAATATCAGCATTCCTTATGAGCAGTTTGTAAATAAATATGTAAAAAAGGAATTGGCTTTTGAATTTCATTACTTTTTTATGAGAAAATTCTGGTTTGCGTATTTAGCAAAAGCTTTAATTGTTTTTCCCGGAGGTTTTGGAACGGTTGATGAGTTTATGGAAATTTTAACTTTAGTGCAAACAGGAAAAATTAAAAAAGATATGAAAGTAATTGTCTACGACGAAAATTATTGGAAAAAAATGATAAATTTTGAAGCGTTTATCGAACATGGAATGATAGAGGAAAAAGATTTGAAATTATTCGATTTTTGTAATTCTGTGGATGAAGCTTTTAATAAAATTGTAATTTATTTTGAGAAATATTATTTGAATAAATAA